The Vibrio sp. SNU_ST1 genome has a segment encoding these proteins:
- a CDS encoding Ig-like domain-containing protein, with translation MKKILSLCFVVLAVVMAGGCKDSKNEGHKPMVYKPTKASPPDLSVAITVNGKKRTLELHRYSIREPDMKVYLWDHRINGHAPASTINTPDIRVYRGVDTSDENTQVIAALTTKNKLYVTAYRGSQTVWTIEKADIISGLSANKLTAKAQSLASVTPQSAILDNMYKAIKTIDERPSAPTSGLDNLIAKDKTQVQLHKVKVAVHVSYQAFVQEADGNLDDAMVLVDYYINLVDYVLSRDALLRFSVNDVLIETWGYLDDHYQTCKKSASHDACKAWGYQHENEPIRVAAIKWWDEQRKTRGWDLKHRMLWLKGNWILGVNFGSIVRSPGDIIGADGVVLHETAHYLGTGHSTSAEGEGIQGGGAHVDDINFTRYKNNRLRRNLVGLADYPLPPSAKIDHFSVKRDSTTGLDVLKNDFDANGDTISIHKVDKYSAQGAELKIANGKVTYKAPKGFIGEDEFHYIITDGKKLFDRDVVHVKVTSPDLYARFDFEDAPVDDLWTVNAQTGLPAQMAAVKTSNKQSISEVWVNQGYANSKTLKLGAYESVKSNLLENDVQESLKYKFHYGHDFDFAEDDFTLSLKVKPNVKLEHPIDLVSKGIWSDGFHLKLTKEGTIEWFMISRQLATYAGGDDLRKVSVTTKESINLSQWNTVAVRVDRNTQKVSIWLNGKQATVVDHYNSKAEVDDIKLTDGYAGVWGAGSRLDAGTSQGLIIAKPWMDAGKDATTNLESEQMAGNILVDNIEMRSFALSDSEMTDLANDNLKYAHTPRPYNGQSLPFNGNQTFTWKLSKSSTYTVYTSTDNSNWTQVKSGTSDSGSHVVNLNPTSDVLYWRVDVDGKTGKVWSVRNSVKMGIQDVSFSYAEANSGAKYPACTASKSELCLFGWDDANRTDQFNNTWTQNPADIINWEGHIYLGGDEKKSEVSVTAQSGQDWKTVRFRTAVIGKGWTGAQDLPKGTLKLLANGTEIWKAYSIGDNISDGTLGKSGNHWSSLPSIGTNRVSVPRKTKVGGYSIHRVDLPADTTTLKWVYEVEKLDSKGKNPGVALGGVQLLR, from the coding sequence ATGAAGAAAATACTGAGTCTATGTTTTGTGGTACTAGCGGTAGTTATGGCTGGTGGGTGCAAAGATAGCAAAAACGAAGGCCATAAACCTATGGTCTATAAGCCTACGAAAGCATCACCACCAGATCTTTCTGTAGCAATTACTGTTAATGGTAAAAAGCGTACTTTAGAGCTCCATCGTTACTCGATCCGAGAGCCCGATATGAAAGTATATCTTTGGGATCACCGTATTAATGGGCATGCTCCAGCAAGTACAATTAATACCCCTGATATCCGTGTTTATCGTGGTGTTGATACCAGTGATGAAAATACGCAAGTTATTGCAGCACTGACGACTAAGAATAAACTCTATGTGACGGCTTACCGTGGTAGTCAAACAGTATGGACGATCGAAAAGGCAGACATCATAAGTGGCTTATCTGCGAATAAGTTGACAGCAAAAGCTCAAAGCTTAGCGTCGGTTACGCCACAGTCTGCAATTTTAGATAATATGTATAAAGCAATCAAAACCATAGATGAAAGGCCGAGTGCACCAACGTCTGGCTTAGATAACTTAATTGCTAAAGACAAAACGCAAGTTCAATTGCACAAAGTAAAAGTGGCAGTTCATGTCTCTTACCAAGCGTTTGTTCAAGAAGCGGATGGTAACTTGGATGATGCGATGGTTCTTGTAGATTACTACATTAACTTAGTTGACTATGTGTTGAGCCGAGATGCTTTGTTGCGTTTTTCTGTCAATGACGTATTGATCGAAACATGGGGCTACTTAGATGACCATTACCAAACTTGTAAAAAAAGCGCTTCTCATGATGCTTGTAAGGCGTGGGGTTACCAACATGAGAATGAACCAATTCGAGTTGCCGCTATAAAATGGTGGGATGAACAAAGAAAAACACGAGGCTGGGATCTCAAACATAGAATGCTGTGGCTGAAAGGCAACTGGATTCTAGGCGTAAACTTCGGAAGTATTGTTCGCTCTCCTGGTGACATCATCGGTGCAGACGGCGTTGTATTACATGAAACCGCACACTACTTAGGCACAGGCCATAGTACCTCTGCTGAAGGTGAAGGAATTCAAGGTGGCGGAGCACACGTTGATGATATCAACTTTACTCGCTATAAAAACAACCGTTTAAGAAGAAACCTAGTAGGCCTTGCCGATTACCCTTTACCTCCTTCGGCTAAAATTGACCATTTCAGTGTAAAACGAGACAGCACGACTGGCTTAGATGTGCTCAAAAATGATTTTGACGCGAATGGTGACACGATTTCTATCCATAAGGTTGATAAATATTCAGCACAGGGTGCAGAACTTAAAATCGCCAATGGAAAGGTAACTTATAAAGCCCCAAAAGGTTTTATTGGTGAAGATGAGTTCCACTACATCATTACTGATGGCAAGAAACTTTTCGACCGAGATGTCGTACATGTAAAAGTTACATCGCCTGACTTATATGCTCGTTTCGATTTTGAAGATGCCCCCGTTGATGATTTATGGACGGTGAATGCTCAAACGGGTTTACCAGCCCAAATGGCAGCAGTAAAAACATCAAATAAACAGTCGATTTCTGAGGTTTGGGTCAACCAAGGTTATGCTAATTCAAAGACGCTTAAACTAGGCGCTTATGAATCAGTAAAATCTAACTTGTTAGAGAATGATGTTCAGGAGTCTTTAAAGTATAAATTCCATTATGGGCATGATTTTGACTTTGCTGAAGACGATTTCACACTATCACTGAAAGTGAAGCCTAATGTAAAACTAGAACATCCAATTGATTTGGTTAGCAAAGGTATTTGGAGTGATGGTTTCCACCTAAAGTTAACCAAAGAGGGAACAATTGAGTGGTTTATGATTTCACGCCAACTAGCAACTTATGCGGGTGGAGATGATTTAAGAAAGGTTTCAGTAACAACCAAAGAATCGATCAACCTAAGTCAGTGGAATACTGTTGCTGTACGTGTTGACCGTAATACCCAAAAAGTATCTATTTGGTTAAATGGTAAGCAAGCAACTGTAGTTGACCATTACAACAGTAAAGCTGAAGTTGACGATATTAAACTTACTGACGGCTATGCCGGTGTTTGGGGAGCTGGTAGCCGTTTAGATGCCGGAACAAGTCAAGGGTTAATTATTGCTAAGCCTTGGATGGACGCAGGTAAAGACGCAACGACCAACCTTGAATCTGAGCAAATGGCCGGTAACATTTTAGTGGATAATATTGAGATGCGCTCTTTTGCTTTGTCTGACAGTGAGATGACAGATCTTGCGAATGACAACTTGAAGTATGCACATACGCCACGCCCATATAATGGACAGTCACTTCCATTTAATGGCAATCAGACGTTTACATGGAAATTATCTAAATCGAGTACCTATACTGTTTATACCAGTACCGATAATAGCAATTGGACACAAGTGAAATCAGGGACCTCAGATTCAGGGTCGCACGTTGTAAACTTAAACCCGACCAGTGATGTTCTATATTGGCGTGTTGATGTTGATGGTAAAACTGGGAAAGTATGGTCTGTACGTAACTCGGTTAAAATGGGTATTCAGGATGTTTCCTTTAGTTACGCTGAAGCAAATTCTGGCGCTAAATACCCTGCATGTACAGCAAGTAAGAGTGAACTTTGCTTGTTTGGTTGGGATGACGCTAATAGAACTGACCAATTTAATAATACTTGGACGCAAAACCCAGCAGATATCATTAACTGGGAGGGGCATATTTACTTAGGTGGTGATGAGAAAAAGTCAGAGGTTTCTGTTACGGCTCAAAGTGGCCAAGATTGGAAAACAGTCCGCTTTAGAACAGCTGTTATTGGAAAGGGGTGGACCGGTGCTCAGGACCTTCCAAAAGGTACGCTTAAGTTATTAGCAAATGGTACGGAAATCTGGAAGGCTTATAGTATCGGAGACAATATCTCTGATGGAACATTAGGCAAGTCTGGTAATCATTGGTCTAGCCTACCATCTATTGGTACGAACCGAGTGAGTGTACCGAGAAAAACAAAAGTGGGTGGCTACAGTATTCACCGCGTTGATTTACCAGCCGATACAACAACGCTCAAGTGGGTCTATGAAGTAGAAAAACTTGACAGCAAAGGGAAAAACCCGGGCGTGGCTCTTGGTGGCGTACAACTACTAAGATAG